Proteins from a single region of Pyrus communis chromosome 6, drPyrComm1.1, whole genome shotgun sequence:
- the LOC137738417 gene encoding glutaredoxin-C1-like, which produces MMQYQAAAESWGYYVPVRMSMGDPLERVARLASKSAVVIFSVSSCCMCHAVKRLFCGMGVNPTVYELDQDPRGKEIERALMRLLGTSSAVPVVFIGGKLIGAMDRVMASHINGSLVPLLKEAGALWL; this is translated from the coding sequence ATGATGCAGTACCAGGCAGCTGCTGAGTCATGGGGGTACTACGTGCCGGTGAGGATGAGCATGGGGGACCCACTGGAGCGGGTGGCGAGGCTGGCGTCGAAGAGCGCGGTGGTGATATTCAGCGTGAGCAGCTGCTGCATGTGCCACGCCGTCAAGAGGCTCTTCTGCGGAATGGGGGTGAACCCGACGGTGTACGAGCTGGACCAGGACCCCAGAGGGAAGGAGATCGAGAGGGCTCTCATGAGGTTGCTCGGAACCTCGTCGGCGGTTCCGGTGGTGTTTATTGGTGGCAAGCTTATTGGCGCCATGGATAGAGTCATGGCTTCTCATATCAATGGGTCCCTGGTCCCACTTCTTAAGGAGGCTGGGGCCCTCTGGCTCTGA
- the LOC137736469 gene encoding uncharacterized protein: MDPIISFVLLLASLAIHPPALAARSTPPTARITVVGAVYCDTCLSNSFSRSSYFLPGVDVLIKCKFRAKSRKTASQMNFQVNKTTDKYGVYKLEIPSVDGVNCISGFAMKSMCQATLIGSSSSACNVPALTTTADEISVKSKQDNLCIYSMNALSFRPRKKNLTLCGNRKVEGGLATSFNSSKFFLPYFPPYRFFPWPQPPPFSSLPFPPLPPLPFLPPFPFPFQGPPSLPFPFPQFPPAPNPFAPNAPPAFNLGDPRTWIPYIPSVFSPPPPPAFSLGDPRTWIPHVPPPFPQITQQNQNP; the protein is encoded by the exons ATGGATCCCATCATTTcgtttgttcttcttcttgcatCTCTTGCCATCCACCCACCTGCTCTGGCCGCTCGATCCACACCCCCAACCGCTCGGATCACCGTTGTGGGAGCAGTTTACTGTGATACCTGTTTAAGCAACAGTTTCTCGAGGAGCAGCTACTTTCTCCCAG GTGTGGACGTCCTCATAAAATGCAAATTCAGAGCAAAATCCCGCAAAACAGCATCACAGATGAACTTCCAGGTCAACAAAACCACAGACAAGTACGGAGTCTACAAACTGGAAATCCCCTCTGTCGATGGAGTCAACTGCATCAGTGGCTTTGCCATGAAGTCAATGTGCCAGGCAACCTTGATAGGCAGCTCCTCCTCCGCCTGCAATGTCCCCGCCTTAACAACCACCGCAGACGAAATCTCAGTCAAATCGAAACAAGACAATCTCTGCATCTACAGCATGAACGCCTTGAGTTTCCGACCACGTAAGAAAAATCTCACGCTCTGCGGAAACAGGAAGGTGGAGGGTGGATTGGCAACTTCCTTCAATTCCTCCAAGTTCTTCCTCCCTTACTTCCCACCATACAGGTTCTTCCCATGGCCTCAGCCGCCGCCATTTTCTTCCCTGCCCTTTCCTCCTCTGCCTCCATTGCCATTTTTGCCGCCATTCCCGTTCCCGTTCCAGGGCCCGCCATCTTTGCCTTTCCCATTCCCGCAGTTCCCTCCGGCACCAAATCCTTTTGCCCCAAATGCTCCGCCGGCGTTTAATTTGGGGGATCCGAGGACTTGGATTCCTTACATTCCTTCAGTTTTTTCTCCTCCGCCGCCGCCTGCGTTCAGCCTGGGAGATCCCAGAACCTGGATACCACATGTTCCTCCTCCGTTCCCTCAGATTACCCAACAAAACCAGAATCCATAG
- the LOC137737696 gene encoding protein MICRORCHIDIA 7-like yields the protein MASSAVNVKQEPSEKPYQIPNLLPIPLSSDSSSSSSASSVNSSDIEDLETNSLFDSVTSKLNGDDRDLADGGDDAPAAKKAKRDGERGFVLPVGFLRPLPPLELSKELPLDLVLPASTMCLPSGSGCNNQVGPVIRGCKQFWKAGDYEGDIGGIAISGFSSAGMDHVRVHPKFLHSNATSHKWALGAFAELLDNALDEVCNGANHVCVDMVRNKKDGNEMLMVEDDGGGMTPEKMRKCMSLGYSAKSKLANTIGQYGNGFKTSTMRLGADVIVFSRCEGEDGRRPTQTIGVLSYTFLRGTGKEDIVVPMVDYEKRGQGWNKMMRGSPDDWHKNLATIVQWSPYLSEEDLLQQFNLFKEHGTCIIIYNLWEDDEGKLELDFDTDPHDIQIRGVNRDEKNIQMAKRYPNCRHFLTYRHSLRSYASILYLRLPYNFRIILRGKDVEHHNIVNDMMLTKEVTYRPLQLPEGLSPKVANMTANVTLGFVKDAKYHIDVQGFSVYHKNRLIKPFWRLWNPAASHGRGIIGVLEADFVEPTHDKQGFERTAVLSRLENKLVKIQKDYWYANCQTVGYAPVRRTTDFPEREPSVSGRRKSCRVNQNCHGSSSGRLKSSNKLEKGSLAVNVSSENGSCYEASRSCIEPQQDPASDERVPQMLTRSQSKTVATNRVGQVSTDCNAECSTKSKKESHEATESLKEIVSPAMAKLLNERSCERCKSLGTELEQAKEKIEELEKEQSAFLEIIVQEKAEREQEEERLRKSLTDASNTIGKLLEKVKELEGRKL from the exons ATGGCCTCCAGCGCTGTTAACGTCAAGCAAGAACCCTCCGAGAAACCCTACCAAATCCCCAACCTTCTGCCAATCCCATTAAGCAGCGATAGTAGCAGTAGCAGTAGCGCCAGTTCCGTCAATTCTTCCGACATCGAAGACCTTGAGACCAATTCCTTGTTCGATTCCGTGACGAGCAAGTTGAACGGCGACGATCGCGATTTGGCGGATGGAGGGGATGATGCTCCGGCGGCGAAGAAGGCGAAACGCGACGGTGAAAGGGGGTTCGTGTTGCCGGTAGGGTTTCTGCGTCCTCTCCCGCCGTTGGAATTGTCCAAGGAGTTGCCTCTGGATCTGGTTTTGCCCGCCTCGACAATGTGCTTGCCGAGTGGGTCCGGTTGTAATAACCAGGTGGGCCCGGTTATAAGGGGATGCAAGCAGTTTTGGAAAGCAGGGGATTATGAGGGTGACATTGGAGGCATTGCCATTTCTGGGTTTTCGTCTG CTGGCATGGACCATGTTAGGGTTCATCCCAAGTTTCTCCATTCAAATGCAACCAGCCATAAGTGGGCGCTGGGAG CTTTTGCGGAGCTCCTAGACAATGCTTTAGATGAG GTCTGCAATGGGGCCAACCATGTTTGTGTTGACATGGTGAGAAACAAAAAAGATGGTAATGAGATGTTGATGGTTGAAG ATGACGGTGGTGGGATGACGCCTGAAAAAATGCGAAAATGCATGTCTCTTGGGTATTCTGCAAAAAGCAAATTGGCAAATACTATTGGTCAAT atgGCAATGGGTTTAAGACTAGTACTATGAGGCTTGGAGCAGACGTAATAGTGTTTTCTCGTTGTGAGGGGGAGGATGGGAGAAG ACCGACACAGACCATCGGAGTTCTATCCTACACCTTTTTGAGGGGTACTGGAAAGGAAGATATTGTGGTTCCCATG GTTGATTATGAGAAAAGAGGCCAAGGTTGGAACAAGATGATGCGGGGTTCTCCAGATGACTGGCATAAGAACTTAGCAACCATAGTACAGTGGTCTCCTTATTTAAGCGAAGAAGATCTTCTTCAGCAG TTTAATCTCTTTAAAGAGCATGGTACATGTATAATAATATACAACCTTTGGGAGGATGATGAAGGAAAACTGGAACTTGATTTCGACACTGATCCCCAT GATATTCAAATTAGAGGAGTCAATAGGGATGAGAAGAACATTCAGATGGCAAAACGGTATCCCAACTGTAGACACTTCTTAACCTATCGGCATTCATTAAGG agtTATGCATCAATTCTTTATCTCAGGCTTCCATACAACTTCAGAATTATTCTTCGTGGGAAAGATGTTGAACATCATAATATAGTTAATGATATGATGTTAACGAAGGAGGTAACATACAGACCTCTGCAACTTCCGGAAGGACTGTCGCCAAAAGTTGCAAAT ATGACTGCAAATGTGACACTTGGTTTTGTAAAGGATGCAAAATATCATATTGATGTCCAAGGGTTCAGCGTTTATCATAAAAATCGACTGATTAAG CCGTTTTGGAGGCTGTGGAATCCTGCCGCAAGTCATGGTCGTGGCATTATAG GTGTTTTGGAAGCTGATTTTGTTGAACCAACTCACGACAAACAGGGCTTTGAGCGGACAGCTGTGCTTTCAAGACTAGAGAATaaattggttaaaattcaaaaggaTTACTG GTATGCAAATTGCCAGACTGTTGGGTATGCTCCAGTAAGACGTACTACTGATTTTCCAGAAAGAGAACCTTCAGTGTCTGGTAGAAGGAAATCCTGTCGCGTAAATCAGAATTGCCATGGTTCTAGTAGTGGACGACTTAAGTCCAGTAACAAACTTGAAAAAGGATCATTAGCCGTAAATGTTTCAAGTGAAAATGGGAGCTGTTATGAGGCATCACGTTCTTGTATTGAACCTCAGCAAGATCCTGCTTCAGATGAAAGAGTCCCTCAAATGCTTACACGTTCACAGTCAAAG ACGGTCGCTAcaaacagagtgggacaagtttCTACAGATTGCAATGCTGAATGTTCAACCAAGTCGAAAAAGGAATCCCATGAAGCGACAGAAAG TTTGAAGGAAATTGTCAGTCCAGCAATGGCTAAATTGCTAAACGAGCGCAGTTGTGAAAGGTGCAAATCTCTTGGGACTGAA CTTGAGCaggcaaaagaaaaaatagaagagtTGGAGAAAGAGCAATCGGCTTTCCTAGAAATAATAGTGCAAGAAAAGGCCGAGCGAGAACAAGAAGAGGAAAGATTAAGGAAAAGCCTAACG GATGCTTCTAACACGATCGGCAAGTTGCTTGAGAAGGTGAAAGAGCTAGAAGGAAGGAAGCTATAG
- the LOC137738393 gene encoding indole-3-acetic acid-induced protein ARG7-like: MGLITKTWKRCKSIGRGRPTNLHGMVPALTTKSKSCPHIKLGMLEEKRASKRQVAPEGCFTVYVGPQKQRFVVKTEHANHPLFKMLLEEAESEFGYDSRGPLVLPCNVEIFYKVLVEMDDCGEQKVPRGWGLAKRYGSYSVLSPSRMVAINQF; this comes from the coding sequence ATGGGTTTGATAACCAAAACATGGAAGCGGTGCAAATCAATAGGCCGGGGTCGTCCTACTAATTTGCATGGAATGGTGCCTGCTCTGACCACCAAGAGCAAGTCATGCCCACATATCAAACTCGGGATGCTTGAGGAAAAGCGTGCGAGCAAGCGCCAAGTGGCTCCTGAAGGTTGCTTTACAGTCTATGTCGGACCCCAAAAGCAAAGGTTCGTGGTCAAAACGGAACACGCAAACCATCCTCTCTTCAAGATGCTGCTTGAAGAAGCCGAGTCTGAATTTGGGTATGACAGTCGAGGTCCTCTTGTGCTTCCTTGTAACGTTGAGATATTCTACAAGGTTTTGGTGGAAATGGATGATTGTGGCGAACAAAAGGTTCCTCGAGGGTGGGGCTTGGCTAAGCGTTATGGTTCTTACAGTGTTCTTAGCCCGTCTCGGATGGTTGCTATCAATCAGTTCTAG